Part of the Choloepus didactylus isolate mChoDid1 chromosome 10, mChoDid1.pri, whole genome shotgun sequence genome is shown below.
CTCAACTGTATACTGCCAGCCACCAACACTCCTGGAAAATGAGGTAATGAGTACTTCAGCCcttggtggggtggggacagggttGGGCAGCACATCACAGCATCCACTACACACTCTTAACCAATACTTCTCAAAGTTTAGCATGCATATTAATCACCTGtacatcttgttaaaatgcagattacgattcagtaggtctggaattGTCCCCAAGATTCCAGCTTGTCTAACAAACTCCCAGGTGATGTTGATActgctggtccatggaccacactttgatcCCCTCACTTAGCATTACTTTGCACTGATATTCTCAACTGAGAGCCATCAGAGTGCATAGATCATGGGACATATCCCACCGTCACTAGGTGAAGCATTTCTGAGCCATGAGATTCCTCACAGCAGTCTTAACATCCTTGTTCCTTAAGCTGTAGATAATGGGGTTCAGCATGGGTGTCAGAAGTCCATAGAAGAGGGAAATGAGCTTGTCTGAAAGGTCCTGTTTGTCTGTCCCCAGTGGGTCCTTAGACTTGGGCTTCCCATACATGAAGAGGATGGTCCCATAGAAGATGATCACCACAGTGAGGTGGGcagagcaggtggagaaggcctttCGCCTCCCCTCAGCTGAAGGTATCTTTACGATGGTGCTGATTATGAGGATGTAGGAGACAAAGATGAACAGTACTGGGACCCCTAGGAAGATCACATTAGCCACCCCCATGCTGATCACATTGAGGGAGATGTCAGCACAAGCCAACTTCAGGACAGCAAGAATCTCACAGATGAAGTGGTTGATGATGTTGTCCCCACAAAAGGGCAATTGTACTGCAAGAGAGATCTGCACCAAGGAGTTGGTTCCACCAGCCACCCAGGAGCCAGTGGCCATGGGCACGTAGGCAGCCTTGCTCATGACCATGGGGTATCTCAGGGGGTTGCAGATGGCCACGTAGCGATCAAAGGCCATCATGCCCAGGAGCACACACTCTGTGGCTCCCATGGCAAAGGAGAGGAACATCTGCCCAGCACAGGCTGAGAATGAAATAGTTTTCCTGGGAGTCAGGAAACCATCCAAGACTAGGGGGACTGAGGAAGTTGTGTAGCAAATGTCCAGGAAGGCAAGATTCcccaggaagaagtacatgggtgtgtgcagGCGGGAGTCGAGGATGGTCACCAGGATGAGGAGCCCGTTGCCCAGCAGGATCACCAGGTACATCAGCAGGATGAGCACAAAGAACATTTTCTCTAGCTTTGGATGGGCAGAGAGTCCCAGCAAGACAAACTTTGTCACAGCAGTATGGTTAGATGCTTCCATTCCAAACTATCTCTTTCGTTCCTAAGAATACAGAAGGCAGAAAATACATAATGGTTTTTTGATGTTTTGTTGGGCCAATACATCAGGATCGTAATACTCCCTAGAATTATAAATAAACTTACCCTCTGGGATTCAACAAGTAAAACCAATTTATCTAAAATCCAGACTGTGTGCCAGTCAGAGGCATGAAGAGCAGACCTTGGAAATCTAACAAAACAtagtaaaatgaaaaacatttctgTCTAGTCAGTGATAATTAATATACCTAAAGCAAAGTTGTGTATCTATATATGCTATATGTCTCCAGTCCTTTCAAGGAAAATAGGGGCCTCTGAGTAACTCTATCTGTCTCTGCCACACAATTGGGGACCTCTGGCTATCACAGATCAGTGACCTTGTCCGTCAAGGTCACGTGGCCCATTCCTttggaattttatatttatatatatataaatatataatatataatataaatatataatatatatattataattataatttgacTCCCCATGCAAAAGTCCTATAGGGACAGAATGTGCTGGCCTGAAAACATGAAGTTTCTGATCTCCTTAACTTTATTCCTTACTTGGTGTCTGGTTTATACTTCAGTCTTTTGTGAGTTTAATTAGTGTGAATCAGTTCATCGATCTTGACTCACTTCTCTGCAAAACCTGACCAAATTGAATTTCTGGAGCCCATAGCATGGAGTCCCCACTGAAGTCTCCAAAAATCTGATCTGGAGACCATGACTCGTGTGTTTCCTGAGTGAAACCACACCTGAGCTGCCTCGTTCTTTGCTGCCCTGGAAATTGGCTGAAGGATAAAAATCTTTCCCGATTGTTGGAGCCCACTAACAATTCACATACCCAACCTGGGTTGGGTGGGGCCTTGGGTCACAACCACATCAACTTCTATGAGAAATGCCATCCAATACTATCTGGATTCTTTGAAGACATGTAAATTTACTCACCCTCCCAGAATATCCAAAGCCATACTGTTGGTCAGTTCTGATTTTACTGACAAAGAGATTCAGAACATCAGATATCATCAGGCCCTGACTCAGGATACCCAAAATGGAATGGAACTGGCTCTCTACTAGTTACCTGAGTGCTGGTTAAAAATATGGATTTCAGGGTGTCTTGGGAGTCTGTTTTCGTGcatgtgtttgttttaaataaatgttctCCATGTACTTCTGATGTGCTCCAGGCTTGGAAATCattcaatcatttttttaatgcaattttactgagacacattcatacaccatacaatccatccaaagtatacaatcaatggctcacagtatcatcatacagctgtgcattcattaccacaatcaattttagaacattttcattactccaaaataaagaaaaaaataaaaataaaaaagaacacccaaaacatcctatatctcttattcccccccacacacattatttatatttagttttgcctttatttttttactcatctgcccatacgctggataaagggagtgtcagtcacaaggttttcacaatcacatggtcacatgataaaagctgtctagttatacaatcattgtcaagaatcaagtctactagaATACAGATCAACAGATTcgggtattttcttctagctattttaatacactagaaactaaaaaagagtatctatataatgcataagaataacctccagaatgacctcttgattctatttgaaatctctcagccactgaaactttattttgtttcatttcttttcccttttctggttGAGaggtctttctcaatcccatgatgccaggtccaggctcatcccttggagtcctgtccctcattgccagggagtcTTACACCCcagggaatcatgtcccatgtaggagggaaggtagtgagttcatttgcagagttggctgagagagagaggccacatttgagcaacaaaagaggttctctggggctgaCTTTCTTATAATTGTAAGTcagcctagcttctcctttgcaggaataagtttgataagggtaagccccaagatcaagggtttgacttattaaattgggagtccctaatgcttgtgagaatatcagaaattcctcaggtgggaagttaaatatttctacatttttccccagtccctcaaggagatgTTCAAAGTAccttattttctgccccaaatactctgagatgtattggggtattacattaacctgtacagactAACATAATCTCATTCCCTATCCCAtgcaattatgttgtttaaataaactgatcataaaGTTTAAATTAGatagtttgctacagaaaatataaattatgtaccaaataaacatctcttaaatgaCAGTTAACTCacgaataaatgtgactgctataagagcttacaatctgggaacccTTACAATAAGTtaaaccttattgaacattctgtactcctgcatcacaTTGACCTATTTTGACTGGTCTCTGTTAAAAGGTTGAGAAACCGAGGCAAGAAAGAGTTTGTGAATTGCACATGGCCCAGAAGAAGGGACGCTTTTTCCTAATTGTCTTGCCCAGAGAATTGCAATCTCCACATGGCAGTGCCACCCATGCCAGTGGCAGTCTGTTGGGAAGTTATCTGTCCAAGGCCACCCAGCCCCTTGGAGGCAGAGCCAGGTTTCAAGCTGAGTTCTCCCAGTTCCCAAGCTGGGCCATTTTTCCCACCACTCTACACTCTGACAAGGTTCTCTGACCAAATCTACAACTGGGGCATTTCTGCCGAGGACTAGACAGGTTCCTGAGCTTTGGTGGGAAGAGATGTCCTATGAGGCTGGCGGGCAGGGGAACTACACTCAGGTAGCTCCTACAGTTGTCATTCTGCTAAAGGCTGGGAAAGAGGGAACTGGGGACAATTGTGAGCCATAATGATAGGATTTCCAAACAGATTACCTCAGCTTATTAGACCTTAAGGGATAGGGAATTATTTTTAGAGAAAACTCCTTTATTTTCAGTGAGCATGGCATCTGAGGCTAGGCCAGATTTTCAGATATTAGACTAATTCACCCCCCACCCCTAACCTTCCAGTTTACAGGGATCCTCTCTCTGGTAAGTGATATCTCAGCTCTGCTTCAACATCTTGAGCAACAGGAGGCTCACAGCCTCCAATGTCATTGTCAGGAGGCGTGGGTTGTTCAAGTTCTTCAGAGACCTGGAATCTGTCTGTTTCTAACTTCTCCCACCCTCTACTTATCCTAATTCTGCCTTCTGGGCTCACACAAAACAAGCCTGCTCCCTGGGCACAGTAGCAACCTTCAGAGCTTTGGAAATAGTTGCCTGTACCCCAACCCAATTCTACCCTAGCCTGTTCCTTTGTACCCCAACCCAATTCTATCCAGCACAGCCTCACTTGCACACAgcctcttttcttccctcccaGCTGATGAAGAGCTGTCCATAAAGGTCATCCAGTACTTACCCAGAATGGGGTCCAGTCCAGGCTGGGCAAATGCTCACAGGAAGGCAGGCCAGTGGAGTGGGGAGGCCACCAGCTTACCAGAGCCAGGAGAGGTGCTTTCCTCTGGTGCTGTCTGCCCATCTGGGTGCTACTTCACCATAACAAAGCATGCCATGCAGGCCATTTCTCTGAGTGCCCTGGCAGCACGTGGACACACCCTTTCATCTGTTGTCTAACTTACTGGGGTCTGTAAGTGACACTGGAAGAGGTGTTTGAGAGTGTGGCCATGGCTTGAGAAGCTGCAGCTGCCCACAGCACCCTTGCCTTATCTTCGGGCTCATTGAGACAAGGAGACAAAGGCTGGTTGTCAAGAGTGAGGCTCAGCCAGGAGCCCCAACCTGGAGAAGGCTGTGTCCCAGATGGGCTGGGAAGCCATACCCAGGCATCAGCTTAGTCCCTCTTCTCTGTGCTCCATATTGCTCTCCAGAGGGCTCTAGAAGGACTCCTTGGGAATTAAAGGGCCAGGTTGCTTTGGGGCCAGGTCCTATCCCAGAAGCAATTTAAAGTTTGGTGAGAAACTCAGAATTTAGACTTCACCCCATAGAACCAATTAGGTAATGTTGTGTAAGTCTACCCAAAACTCTGTCCTCACAACCAGGAAAACCCAGCTCAGAAAGTTTATGGCTTCTGGTAATCAGAGTTCTCTTGGGCTTTGATCACAATGATTGGTCCAAGGTGGCTCTGTCACTGTCCCTAGAAGTGCCAAGAAGGGCAGAAGAGCTGGGTCTCACTGATCCAATAGTCCCTGGGAGCCTAGGGTTCGACAGATTCCTTGGCCACCAGGCATTTCCTCCCTCAATACAGTGACTTACCACACTTGAACAATCTCTACACTATAAGCATATCATAGGTGCCTGGCCTTGTGCCAGGTGCCATAGAGCGGGGGAACAGGTGGGGGTGCACATTGATGACCAGAAACAAGTCTTTGCCTTCAGCGAATGCCCAGCAGAGTGGAAATATCTATAGACTGAGGCATGACTGAGAGTGCCACAAAGCTTCCAGGAGCCCAAGCACAGGAGGAGCCTGAAGAGTGCAGAACTAGCCCAGGGTAAAAATAATGGAGATGGTAGAGAGTGGCTATGGAAGACATTTGGAAGTAGGAAACGACAGGGTTTAGaggtaggtctggggtgggagaTGCAGGGGAAAGAAGAGTAAAAACTGGCCAAGACATCAAACATTCAGACTTggaagaaagacagagagaaggtaAAGAGGGGTGCCAGTCTGAGCTGGTTTGGGAGGTCAGGGCTGTGGGGTTGTTTTGGACATTTCAATATACAGTTTCTGGAATCTGTGCTCAACTCTAGGCTGGTTGCTGGaaataaagatatgaaaaagtAATAGTTTCTGTGATTGAGGAGTTTACAACCAAATGGATTTGTTGTATTTGAGATAATGGTGATATGTTAACACTAATAATAATTGCCATTAATTtataactgttttccaaattttgtctTATTAAATGCTCCCAACAACCCTACGAGGTAGGTATGCAGGATACTTGGATTGCATAGCACCTTGCATTTGCAATATCTAGCATATTTGGCCTCTGCCCTCTAAATGTCAGGAGCCTCCCCTTTAATCACACTTAGATTTCCTCATGGGTTAGGAGACATTGTGCAGTTCATGGAGGAACAGTGGCCCAGTCAGGCCTCCTGGTTCAGTAGACATTAGAATGCTAGTCAGGATCCCAGTGATACCTGTtggtccctgttctggtttgctaatgctgccattatgcaaaatgccagcaaagcactggcttttataaaggggatttattaggttacaaatttacagttctaaggctgtgaaaatgtccaaattaaggcatcaacaagaggataccttcactgaagaaaggccagtggcattcagaacacctctgtcagctgggaaggcaggtggctggcatctgctggttctctgctcctgggttttggtttcaaaatggctttctccaaaatgtctctgggcttctgtctctcttagcttttctctctcatctcctgtgcatccttgcttgttctcccagggtatttctctctaagcatctgggggtcctcttttagctttgctggggcaaactctgggcttcagctcttatcttaacatctccaaacatccttctgtctgcatctcccagcatctccaagcatctgggtctgtgttggctcttagcttctcctggggggcaaactttggattacatatcttagcttctctgagcttcttgtttccatgagcactcttaaaggactccagtgatctaattaagacccactgggtatgggcggggtcacatctccatggaaataatttaatcaaaggtttcacccacagtttggtgagtcacatctccatagaaacactcaatcaaaaggttccacccaaaaagattcgattaaaagatcatggctcttctggggtccacaacAGTTCCAAAGAGACACAGTCCCTCTTCGGCAGGGCTCTATGTCCCCCAACTCTAGGACTCTGCCATTTTGGAGACTCAGCCAGATTGCTGTGCATCTCTTGCTCTGGCTATGACTGATTACTCCCTACTATCCTTCCTTTGCCTTGACTTCAGCTACCTCTTGGCTTCTGCTCACCActtctctctttgtatttcttctctttccccttcctccctttctctcttcacaCCAACTGCTGACTGTGTTCTAGTGTTTTGGGCTTAAGCCCCTGAGAGACAGATCTAAGGGGTTTGTCTATCATCATCCAGTACTGGCTTCCTCTGTCAGGCAGCACTTTCCTCCTGGCCATCTTTGACCACTGAATAACTTATATACTGGCTGCTCCTGGGTCAGGTATCCACCCTGGTTCCAACAGGGGGGTCCCTGTGGCCAGGGTGCCTCAGGGCAGAGAGCATGGAAACAACACGTCCAGAGCATCCTCAGAGGAGAATGTGGGTATGTGAAGTAAGAGAGGAATGAAGCAGCAAACCAGACAGACACTGTTTGGATAATCCAGCATTAGGAAATTCACAACATACACTCTTACTCCTCCACTTAGTGCTTGTCTGCATGAGTGGCCTCTTCACCTTCCATGGAGACAACTCCtcatcctctcctcctccttcttcactCTTCAAGAAATTTCTGTTTTCTATGACCTTGTTGTACTTGATTCCAGCCCTTGCCTTATCTCAAAATGTGGCAGTTCTTTTCAGCCTTCACAGAGAATATTCTGCTTCTCGTGATTCCTGACCAGATTCTCTAAGTCTTTTCACTTGGAATCTGGTCAAAGACCTTGCGAATTCTGAGGGGTGTCATGGCCACATTTGTCTTCAGGAAAACACAGATGTTTACCCAAGAAATGCTGGGGGTGCTGGTTTCAGGCCACCCCTTTGGTCAGCTCCACCCGTCTTTGACAAACTCACATTTACATacatatgcaaacacacacacacacacacacacacacacacacacacgcacacacacggaATCAAGAGCGTTCTGCCAtacaaagttttgtttttgttaattaaaaccaaataTCCCCTGGCTGGTCTGTCTGAAGCTTCACTAGGCAGTGAGGAGAAATGAGGGGAAATGTTTTCAGCAGTACCCCACATCTCAATGTCCTGGGTCCCTACACTGAGTTGGTAAGAAGTCTAGCCCAGTGCTACTCCAAGTGTGACCCACAGACAAGCGGCAACAGCCTCACTTGGGAAGTTGTCAATTATGTAGGTTTAGGGGTCCTATCCTAGACCTATTGCACAAtatctgggtggggcacagcaCTCTGTGTGCgtgttttcaatttgtgttttaacaagtcttccagatgattctgaagctattgagaaacactggtctaTCAAGACTTTTCCTAAGATTGGAGTTCCAATTATTCCTTTTAAGGAATCTAAGAAGGGAGGGGGGGTTGTTTTTTTAGGGAAGATCAAAGCAGCTGCCTAAATTCCTCTGCTCTGGGATCTGCTGCTCTTTCAGTCCTTGTTTTCCATGGACCCTTGACTCATGACTGCCCATTCCCCTGCTAACCCTCTCTTGGTCACTGGCCTCTGCGGAATTTCTCTCTACTAGCAATTCCTTCCCTCCTCAGGATCCGCTTTCTTAGAGGGgtcaaatactggagaggatgggCCCCTAGAGGCCTGGAAGTTCAGGGAAATCCTGTCGAGATCATGAATTTGCCTTTCAGCAGGCCTCCAAACCTGCGTGGTGGAACAGTTAGAGTTGTGTCAGAGGAGTGGAGCAATGCCAGCTTCTCCAGGGTTCAAGCCACTCTCCCTGAGTGATGTACAAGTGGATGAGTCACAAATCTTTATCTCCAGCTCAGACATCTCCCCCTTCTCTACCTGGATGTTCTGTAGGCACTTCAGAAACACCATGCTCCAAACTGAATTTACTTCCTCCCCTAAAATCAGTATCTTGGTCACTACCTTGGTGGTGTCACCATCCTCTAACACCATCTGAGCTAGAAATGTTGACTCTATCCTGTCTCCTGCCTGCTACATCCAACCAAATTCTAATcttgtgtttttatatttcttgaaCCTTCCTGTCTCCTCCATCCCTCTATCACTTTCCCAGTTAGTTATCTTCACTTGCCTGAAAATATATCGTCACTGTAAGAGCCTCGTAATGAATTTTCCTATTTCCCCTTGTCCCCAGTTTCCCCCTACACAATGTGCCTAGAATGATCAATCTAAAACACAAAATGTGCATGTCAGATCTCTGCTTTAAACCTAAGTGCCTCCTCATCCCCTACAGGAGAAAATCCTAACTCCTTAGGATGCCCTAAAAGACCAACCATGGTCTGGCCGCTGCCTTCTTCCCCATCAGCAGCACCTGCCCCTTTATGCTCCAACAACACAGCACAGCTGGCCTTTCCCACCTCCCTGGGGCTCTTTCTCATTACTGGGCCTTTACTTATGTAgtccctctgcctgggatgctTCCCTGCTTCCTTTCATCTGGCAAATTATCACTTATCCATTTCACTGGCGTGCTGAAAACATGTTTAACAACCTGTTCTCCAGGTCAAAAAAAGGCCTAATTTGTAGCATTAGCTGATTTATGtcgtgtaaatactcccaccatggccgaTTTAAAGCTCCCTATGAAGTCACTGAGTGGGAGTTGGGAGGAGATGTGCACGATTGGTGAGCCGGTGAGGGCAGATCCAGCACACCATGGACTTCATGGTCACCTCCTCCCAAAGGCTGGCCCCTACCTGGGTCAGGTGCTTCCTTCTGGGTTTTCACAATGGCGTGGGAATTCTCCCCATCCCTCTCTTCCTACTTCAATGGGTAATTATCTTTTCATCCACTTCTCTCGTGCCAGTACAGGGTGTACTAGCAGAAGGCAGAGAGGATAGGCTATTCTACATATTCATAACTTTTATGGAAGAAAGGCTCAATAATCATTTGCTCAGTAAAGGAATGTACTTTCTCTGCACCCATCCCTGTCCTGGGTCCCATTCTGTCAGTGCCTCCCATGAGGTTTTGGAGCACATGCACAGATGGTAGGAAGTTGAAAGGACAGAGGCTTAGCTGACTGCAGAGTGAAGACTAAGGAAGAACACAGCAGCAAAGGGCCTAATAAGTGAGATGAAAAGTGAGAGGGAGAGAGTGCCAGGGTGAAACTGTTAACgactccagaagagccatgatctttttttttttttaaatcttcattttattgagatatattcacataccatgcagtcatacaaaacaaatcgtacattcgattgttcacagtactattacatagttgtacattcatcacctaaatcaatccctgacaccttcattagcacacacacaaaaataacaagaataataattaaagtaaaaaagagcaattgaagtaaaaaagaacactgggtacctttgtctgtttgtttgtttccttcccctatttttctactcatccatccataaactagacaaaggggagtgtggtccttatggttttcccaatcccattgtcacccctcataagctacatttttatacaattgtcttcgagattcatgggttctgggttgtagtttgatagtttcaggtatctaccaccagctaccccaattctttagaacctaaaaagggttgtctaaattgtgcataagagtgcccaccagagtgacctctcggctccttttggaatctctctgccactgaagcttatttcatttcctttcacatcccccttttggtcaagaagatgttctccgtcccacgatgccgggtctacattcctccccgggagtcatattccacgttgccagggagattcactcccctgggtgtctgatcccacgtaggggggtagggcagtgatttcacctttcaagttgagccatgatcttttaacccaatcctgttgggtggaacttttgattgagtgtttccatggagatgtggctcacccaactgtgggtgagacctttgattaaattatttccatggaggtgtggaccctgcctattcagggtgggtcttaattagtttactggagtcctttaaagagagctcacacagaaagcagagagaagaaaatgccttgggatatgctaagccaggacacacagaaattgaaagagctgacactgacacttggaaacactcagagatgcgcacagaaggacttttggagatgctaagctaaaagatgaagcccagagtttgccctggggaagctaagagaggacccccagatgctttagggagaaatgccctaggagaaagaagcaaggatgcacaggaactgagagagaggagcaaagacagaagcccagagacatttaggagaaagcatttgaaagacaatctgggagcaaaggaccagcagaccccagctacatgccttcccaactgacagtgGTGTTCAGGACGCcactggctgttcttcagtgaaggttatCGTCTTGTTTATGCCTTAA
Proteins encoded:
- the LOC119504959 gene encoding olfactory receptor 13C7-like, which produces MEASNHTAVTKFVLLGLSAHPKLEKMFFVLILLMYLVILLGNGLLILVTILDSRLHTPMYFFLGNLAFLDICYTTSSVPLVLDGFLTPRKTISFSACAGQMFLSFAMGATECVLLGMMAFDRYVAICNPLRYPMVMSKAAYVPMATGSWVAGGTNSLVQISLAVQLPFCGDNIINHFICEILAVLKLACADISLNVISMGVANVIFLGVPVLFIFVSYILIISTIVKIPSAEGRRKAFSTCSAHLTVVIIFYGTILFMYGKPKSKDPLGTDKQDLSDKLISLFYGLLTPMLNPIIYSLRNKDVKTAVRNLMAQKCFT